Below is a genomic region from Verrucomicrobiales bacterium.
GCCCTCTACAGCTTTTCGGTATCCCTGGAGGGGATCCCCGCTCCGCGGGGGGGACCAAAGCGGCAGGGGTCTGCCGCACTCCATATCGGCCAGTCGGTCGCGAAGCGTCTTGGAGTGCTGTAGCCCTCTACAGCTTTTCGGTATCCCTGGAGGGGATGCCCGCTCCGCGGGGGGGACCAAAGCGGCAGGGGGCTGCCGGAAATCAGAACTGTAAACCTGGTCGGACCGCTTCACGGTCAACTCCACATTCATCTCGAATCGGGCAACTGGACCGTGGCCACCACGGCCCGGTGATCCGAAGGATAGGGAGTAAGGACCAAATCGGCGTAGGCTTTGCTTTCGCCCACGATGTCGCACAGCTTGACGGTCACCCCCGTGCCGCTGAAGAAGACAAAATCGATGCGGTCGTGACGGTCCTTGGGATCGTCCGGTGTTGTGGTGGGTGTCCAGGTGTTGCCCCGCCGTTGTATCTCGTCGGGATGGACGGTGCGGAAGACATCCCGCAGGCCGGCGTCCATCACGACGCGGGTCGAGGGGTAGTCGACCGCGATGGGGCAGACGCCAGCAGCGGCCGCCCGGGGCGTCCAGTCCAAGTGGGAGGGCTCGTTGAAATCGCCGGTGAGGAAGACGGTCGCTCCGGAGCTGAGCATCGGCCTTAGGTCCTTCAGGAGGCCGGTGACTTGGTGGCCCCGTGCCTGGCGTGCCGCATTCACCGCCTCCTCGGCCGTTTCGATAAAGGGAGCATTGGCGTAGGGAATCTTCAGCAGCTGGTAGGGTTG
It encodes:
- a CDS encoding endonuclease/exonuclease/phosphatase family protein, which codes for MQPSSRTAFLALPWRSTSAGNVLGNLVEWLRAGWKPPTKVRGIVHLTIWLLIAGVPNPMAQGAEVLRVMTFNLWHGGEAGGQPLSQTAAVIQLAKADVVGLQETYGRTKQGSQPDNGKKLAELLGWFYFDQGERTGILSRFPIATNTPHKWGVSVRLPSGRTFWMFNAHFSHAPYQPYQLLKIPYANAPFIETAEEAVNAARQARGHQVTGLLKDLRPMLSSGATVFLTGDFNEPSHLDWTPRAAAAGVCPIAVDYPSTRVVMDAGLRDVFRTVHPDEIQRRGNTWTPTTTPDDPKDRHDRIDFVFFSGTGVTVKLCDIVGESKAYADLVLTPYPSDHRAVVATVQLPDSR